One stretch of Nocardia mangyaensis DNA includes these proteins:
- a CDS encoding DinB family protein — MSTTRCEVLRWQFELVWSLFELHLERLQPDDFLWEPAELCWTMHETGSGGWVPDWAEVEPEPIPVPTMGWLTWHIGWWWSVALDHARGDVPRGRADIAWPGPGQPTIDWLRGLHDAWHEVLNQLDDTDLDTNSAFPWNAEAELTLAHMIAWVNAELMKNAAEVGQLRLLRAA; from the coding sequence ATGTCTACGACACGATGTGAGGTACTGCGCTGGCAGTTCGAGCTGGTGTGGTCGCTGTTCGAGCTGCATCTCGAGCGATTGCAGCCGGACGACTTCCTGTGGGAACCGGCCGAGCTGTGCTGGACGATGCACGAAACCGGCAGCGGCGGTTGGGTTCCGGACTGGGCGGAGGTCGAACCCGAGCCCATCCCGGTTCCGACGATGGGCTGGCTCACCTGGCACATCGGGTGGTGGTGGAGCGTGGCGCTGGACCACGCGCGGGGCGACGTCCCACGCGGCCGTGCCGACATCGCCTGGCCCGGACCAGGGCAACCGACCATCGACTGGCTCCGCGGCCTACACGACGCTTGGCACGAGGTGCTGAACCAACTCGACGACACCGACCTCGACACCAACTCGGCGTTCCCATGGAACGCCGAGGCCGAACTCACTCTGGCACACATGATCGCGTGGGTGAATGCGGAGTTGATGAAGAACGCCGCCGAGGTCGGCCAGCTGCGGTTGCTGCGGGCCGCGTGA
- a CDS encoding PaaI family thioesterase translates to MSENSLSLADITPELMTKASEGTFTDLIGLRFTEVSADRVAGEWEVRPQLHQPAGIQNGGVYCTVIETLASVGAGVWFGDRGSVVGVNNNTDFLRAVREGVLTGEATPIHRGRSQQLWIVVITDAEGRTVARGQVRLQNLAA, encoded by the coding sequence ATGAGCGAAAACTCCCTGTCGTTGGCCGACATCACCCCGGAACTGATGACCAAAGCCAGTGAAGGCACCTTCACCGATCTGATCGGGCTGCGCTTCACCGAGGTCTCCGCCGACCGCGTGGCCGGCGAATGGGAGGTGCGCCCGCAACTGCACCAGCCCGCCGGCATCCAGAACGGCGGTGTCTACTGCACCGTCATCGAGACGCTGGCCAGCGTCGGCGCGGGGGTGTGGTTCGGCGATCGTGGCTCGGTCGTGGGTGTCAACAACAACACCGACTTCCTGCGCGCGGTCCGCGAGGGCGTGCTCACCGGCGAGGCCACCCCGATCCATCGCGGGCGTAGCCAGCAACTGTGGATCGTGGTGATCACCGACGCCGAGGGTCGCACCGTCGCGCGCGGTCAGGTCCGGTTGCAGAACCTGGCCGCCTAG
- a CDS encoding class I SAM-dependent methyltransferase — protein sequence MNQRWSPARYERTADYLFPASQAAVEAADLRCGEVLLDSATGTGNAAAVALDRGARAIGVDSAPEQIDGARERLPGVTFAVADAEDLPVPTSSVDAAVSVFGIIFADNPIRALDELVRCVRPGGSVAFTTLSADGWPNHARTLLAAELGAPAPGFPTLWSAGDAAERAAADAGLAAIQVRSRELRLSLDAGRGFADQVTERLSALAALRAQLEARGGWVRASTRLDEYLAECAQFESSTPVLVDPYLVVSGRKP from the coding sequence ATGAACCAGCGCTGGTCCCCAGCTCGCTACGAACGGACTGCCGACTACCTCTTTCCCGCATCGCAGGCGGCGGTCGAAGCAGCGGATCTACGGTGCGGTGAGGTGCTGCTCGACAGCGCGACCGGCACCGGCAATGCCGCGGCGGTCGCTCTCGATCGCGGCGCACGGGCCATCGGTGTCGACTCCGCACCCGAACAGATCGACGGCGCTCGCGAGCGGCTACCGGGTGTCACCTTCGCCGTGGCCGATGCGGAGGATCTTCCGGTGCCGACCTCATCTGTCGACGCGGCCGTCTCGGTGTTCGGAATCATTTTCGCGGACAACCCCATTCGCGCACTCGACGAACTCGTCCGGTGTGTGCGGCCGGGTGGATCGGTCGCCTTCACGACGCTCAGCGCGGACGGCTGGCCGAATCACGCGCGGACGCTCTTGGCCGCCGAGTTGGGTGCACCGGCACCGGGCTTCCCGACACTGTGGAGTGCGGGCGATGCCGCCGAGCGCGCCGCGGCCGATGCCGGGCTGGCAGCGATCCAGGTGCGCTCGCGGGAGCTGCGGTTGTCCTTGGATGCCGGACGCGGGTTCGCCGATCAGGTCACCGAACGGCTGAGCGCGTTGGCGGCGCTGCGCGCCCAACTGGAAGCACGTGGGGGCTGGGTCCGTGCGAGTACTCGACTGGACGAGTACCTGGCTGAATGCGCGCAATTCGAGTCCAGCACCCCGGTACTGGTCGACCCGTATCTCGTCGTGTCCGGCCGGAAGCCGTGA
- a CDS encoding MFS transporter — protein MSEFTDVPERAGTRQWLGLAVLLLPTVLLFLTMTVLFLATPYIAADLSPSSGQLLWINDIYGFVMAGFLVTMGTLGDRLGRRRLLLAGAALFGVASVIAAFAPSAELLIGARALMGLGAAAVMPATLSLITTMFRDDRQRATAIGLWAASVSAGVALGPLLGGLMLTSLWWGASMLIGVPVMALVVLAVPVLIPEYRAPQAGRIDPSSVALSLAALLPFVYGVKKLAETGLAVEPVLTLLAGVAFAVIFVRRQLRLTDPMLDMRLFANRIFSGSLAVYMLAAIALGGVYLLFTQYLQLVAAQSPLAAGLWILPAAIALVIVSTLAPAIARSVRPGYVIAAGLAVSALGYLVLTQVGSEAGLTLLVVGFYILYPGIAPAMALIPGLVIGAAPPEKAGAASAVESTASDLGVALGVALLGSVGAAVYRAGMSDAEGASAETLSGALSSADSLPAELADSVIAAGREAFTNGLNAAAWVATVLSAAGAVLAIAFLRGVPAGAVTHPDTEAADASTGAEVAERPAVTA, from the coding sequence ATGTCCGAGTTCACCGATGTCCCCGAGCGGGCGGGCACCCGCCAATGGCTGGGGCTCGCGGTCCTGCTCCTGCCCACGGTGCTGCTGTTCCTCACCATGACCGTGCTGTTCCTCGCCACGCCCTACATCGCCGCCGACCTCTCGCCCAGCAGCGGCCAGCTGCTCTGGATCAACGACATCTACGGTTTCGTGATGGCGGGCTTCCTGGTCACCATGGGCACCCTCGGTGACCGCCTCGGCCGGCGTCGCCTGCTGCTGGCCGGTGCCGCGCTGTTCGGCGTCGCCTCGGTGATCGCGGCGTTCGCGCCGAGTGCCGAACTACTGATCGGCGCGCGGGCGCTGATGGGCCTCGGTGCCGCCGCGGTCATGCCCGCCACCCTGTCGTTGATCACCACGATGTTCCGTGACGACCGGCAGCGCGCCACCGCCATCGGACTCTGGGCGGCCTCGGTCTCGGCCGGTGTGGCGCTCGGGCCGCTGCTGGGCGGGCTGATGCTGACCTCGCTGTGGTGGGGTGCGTCCATGCTGATCGGGGTGCCGGTGATGGCGCTGGTCGTGCTCGCGGTGCCCGTGCTCATCCCCGAATACCGTGCGCCGCAAGCCGGTCGGATCGATCCGTCGAGCGTCGCGCTCTCGTTGGCCGCGCTGCTGCCGTTCGTCTATGGCGTGAAGAAGCTGGCCGAGACCGGTCTCGCCGTCGAACCGGTCCTCACCCTGCTCGCCGGTGTCGCCTTCGCGGTGATCTTCGTCCGTCGGCAGCTGCGCCTGACCGACCCGATGCTCGACATGCGACTGTTCGCGAACCGGATCTTCAGCGGATCGCTGGCGGTGTACATGCTCGCCGCCATCGCCCTGGGCGGGGTGTACCTGCTGTTCACCCAGTACCTGCAGCTGGTGGCGGCCCAGTCCCCGCTGGCGGCCGGACTGTGGATCCTGCCCGCGGCGATCGCGTTGGTCATCGTCTCCACCCTCGCCCCGGCCATCGCTCGCAGCGTCCGGCCCGGCTACGTGATCGCTGCCGGGCTGGCGGTGTCGGCGTTGGGTTACCTGGTGCTCACCCAGGTCGGCAGTGAGGCCGGTCTGACCTTGCTCGTCGTCGGCTTCTACATCCTCTACCCGGGCATCGCCCCGGCCATGGCGCTGATCCCCGGCCTGGTCATCGGCGCGGCCCCGCCGGAGAAGGCGGGTGCGGCCTCGGCGGTGGAGAGCACGGCCAGCGACCTCGGCGTCGCACTGGGCGTCGCCCTGCTGGGCAGCGTAGGGGCCGCGGTGTACCGCGCCGGAATGTCGGATGCCGAGGGTGCGAGCGCGGAAACCCTCTCCGGCGCACTGAGTTCGGCCGACTCGTTGCCCGCAGAACTGGCCGACTCCGTGATCGCCGCAGGGCGTGAGGCGTTCACGAACGGATTGAACGCGGCGGCCTGGGTCGCCACGGTGCTCTCGGCCGCGGGTGCGGTGCTGGCGATCGCGTTCCTGCGCGGGGTGCCGGCGGGCGCGGTGACGCACCCGGACACCGAGGCGGCTGATGCCTCGACGGGTGCGGAGGTTGCCGAGCGCCCTGCCGTCACGGCCTGA
- a CDS encoding BTAD domain-containing putative transcriptional regulator produces the protein MRFGVLGPVAVWTDQGQPVRVPELKVRMLLAALLAEPGRIVPADRLVEDLWGGAALPANPAGSLQTRASQLRRVLGEAEPGGRDLLVSRSPGYLLDVAEGAVDAQRFHELLTRARATDDMAARAALLAEALALWRGPALADLADHDFARIPVVRWEEQRLTALEEHAQARIALGEHEPLADELGALTEAHPLRERLRGAHMLALYRSGRHGAALDSYRRLREHLAEELGLDPSPELAALHRAVLEQDPALGAPMRPAPTAPVTPRPSLPVPATTLIGREGDLTGIAALIRAQRLVTLTGPGGVGKTRLALAIAAAHPARDGVLLVELAGLCVDDDPDLALPALAEVVAAAFDVRDDSAGSSPFPVPDNGTPLDRLAGAVRAKQALLVLDNGEHVADTAAALVSRLLGAAPELRVLVTSQVPLNIAGEHLWPVSPLPVPEPRATAAEVAKFAATQLFADRARSTAPGFAITDDNAGAVATIVAHLDGVPLALELAATRVRTLGVHTLAERIEDRFTLLSAGYRDAPDRQRTLRAVIDWSWELLGDAERAVLRRLSAHADGATLESAEAVVAGGDIARTEVAELLARLVDRSLIIAPGTEARPRYRLLKSVGAYGLDRLRDSGEESDTRLRHLAYYLDFAERADQQIRTADQRRWLARLDTESADLRRALDTARAAGRSDDAVRLANALAWYWVMRGRLAEGIRSIGIALAVPGESEATARRIALLWRRALELGRGSTPDTLPAPIDRPSRAELRARWYLAHAHTGFTPIAGMDTATALREAFIELGDDWGIAATSASLARDAFGHGDLTALREHAEHSRDLFDRIGDRWGQGIAGYLLGSHAEVTGDLDAARDYHRAALSTAEELGLWTEVGERLTSLGRIALLRGELEHSAELHERARQVAVDQGHLVGEESAVLGLGLVARRRGDLGAAREHLGAWLDWHLRAGSHFGAALILAELGFTAELAGVPDEAEQWQRRGLAAALRTGDPRAHALALEGLAGARSLAGDSAHAARLLGAADALRRGTGAPLPDAERGDVDRIEARVLADLDPDRFTAEFTAGRDADAMTVSEVLDPIGETSSPS, from the coding sequence ATGCGTTTCGGGGTGCTGGGTCCGGTGGCGGTGTGGACCGACCAGGGACAGCCGGTGCGGGTGCCTGAGCTCAAGGTCAGGATGCTGCTGGCCGCGCTGCTCGCCGAGCCGGGCCGGATCGTGCCCGCCGACCGGCTCGTCGAGGATCTCTGGGGTGGGGCCGCGCTGCCCGCCAACCCCGCCGGTTCCCTGCAGACGCGTGCCTCGCAGTTGCGCCGGGTCCTCGGTGAGGCCGAACCCGGCGGCCGTGACCTGCTGGTCTCGCGCTCCCCCGGCTATCTGCTCGACGTCGCCGAGGGCGCGGTGGACGCTCAACGGTTCCACGAGCTGCTGACCAGGGCACGCGCCACCGACGACATGGCCGCGCGGGCGGCGCTGCTCGCCGAGGCGTTGGCGCTGTGGCGCGGTCCGGCACTGGCCGACCTCGCCGATCACGACTTCGCGCGGATCCCGGTCGTGCGCTGGGAGGAACAGCGGCTGACCGCGCTCGAGGAACACGCGCAGGCCAGGATCGCGCTCGGCGAGCACGAACCCCTCGCCGACGAACTCGGTGCGCTCACCGAGGCACATCCGCTGCGCGAGCGATTGCGGGGCGCGCACATGCTGGCGCTGTATCGGTCGGGGCGCCACGGTGCGGCGCTCGATTCCTATCGGCGGCTGCGCGAGCATCTGGCCGAGGAGCTCGGCCTGGACCCGAGCCCCGAACTGGCCGCGCTGCATCGCGCTGTGCTGGAACAGGATCCGGCGCTCGGCGCGCCGATGCGGCCCGCGCCCACCGCGCCGGTGACTCCGCGACCGAGCCTGCCGGTGCCCGCCACCACGCTGATCGGGCGCGAGGGCGATCTGACCGGCATCGCGGCACTGATCCGCGCCCAGCGGCTGGTGACGCTGACCGGCCCCGGCGGGGTCGGCAAGACCCGGCTGGCGTTGGCCATCGCCGCGGCGCATCCGGCGCGCGACGGCGTCCTGCTCGTCGAACTCGCCGGGCTGTGCGTCGACGACGACCCGGACCTCGCGCTGCCCGCGCTCGCCGAGGTGGTGGCCGCGGCCTTCGATGTGCGCGACGATTCCGCGGGATCGAGCCCGTTCCCGGTGCCCGACAACGGAACTCCGCTGGACCGGCTCGCCGGGGCGGTGCGGGCCAAGCAGGCGCTGCTCGTGCTGGACAACGGGGAGCATGTCGCCGACACGGCCGCCGCGCTGGTGTCGCGACTACTGGGCGCGGCACCGGAGTTGCGAGTGCTGGTGACCAGTCAGGTGCCGCTGAACATCGCGGGTGAACATCTGTGGCCGGTGTCGCCGTTGCCGGTGCCCGAGCCGAGGGCCACCGCAGCTGAGGTGGCGAAGTTCGCTGCTACACAGCTTTTCGCCGATCGGGCGCGTTCCACCGCGCCGGGGTTCGCCATCACCGACGACAACGCGGGTGCGGTGGCCACCATTGTCGCCCATCTCGACGGTGTGCCGCTGGCGCTGGAACTGGCGGCGACGCGGGTGCGCACACTGGGCGTGCACACCCTCGCCGAGCGGATCGAGGACCGGTTCACCCTGCTGTCGGCCGGGTACCGGGACGCGCCGGATCGTCAGCGCACGCTGCGGGCGGTGATCGACTGGAGCTGGGAGTTGCTCGGTGACGCCGAACGCGCGGTGCTGCGGCGGCTTTCGGCCCATGCCGACGGCGCCACCCTGGAATCGGCCGAGGCGGTGGTCGCGGGTGGCGACATCGCCCGAACCGAGGTCGCCGAACTGCTGGCCCGCCTGGTCGACCGGTCCCTGATCATCGCGCCGGGCACGGAGGCCCGCCCGCGCTACCGCTTGTTGAAATCGGTCGGCGCCTACGGGCTGGACCGGTTACGCGACAGCGGCGAGGAGTCCGACACGCGACTGCGCCATCTCGCCTACTACCTCGACTTCGCCGAGCGGGCCGACCAGCAGATTCGCACCGCCGATCAGCGACGCTGGCTGGCCAGGCTCGACACCGAGTCGGCCGATCTGCGGCGCGCACTCGACACCGCCCGTGCCGCAGGACGATCCGATGACGCGGTACGCCTGGCCAACGCGCTGGCCTGGTACTGGGTGATGCGCGGACGGCTGGCCGAGGGCATCCGCTCGATCGGCATCGCGCTCGCGGTGCCCGGGGAGTCCGAGGCGACCGCGCGCCGGATCGCGCTGCTGTGGCGCCGCGCGCTCGAACTCGGCCGTGGCAGCACCCCCGACACCCTGCCCGCCCCGATCGACCGGCCGAGCCGGGCCGAACTGCGCGCCCGCTGGTATCTCGCGCACGCGCACACCGGCTTCACCCCGATCGCGGGCATGGACACCGCCACCGCGCTGCGCGAGGCCTTCATCGAGCTGGGCGACGATTGGGGCATCGCGGCGACCTCGGCCTCGCTGGCCCGCGACGCGTTCGGCCACGGCGACCTGACCGCCCTGCGCGAGCACGCCGAACACAGCCGGGATCTGTTCGACCGCATCGGTGATCGCTGGGGGCAGGGCATCGCCGGATACCTGCTCGGCAGCCATGCCGAGGTCACCGGCGACCTCGACGCCGCCCGCGACTATCACCGGGCCGCCCTGAGCACCGCCGAGGAGCTCGGATTGTGGACCGAGGTCGGGGAGCGCCTCACCTCGCTGGGCCGGATCGCGCTGCTGCGCGGCGAACTCGAACACAGCGCCGAACTGCACGAGCGCGCCCGCCAGGTCGCCGTCGACCAGGGACACCTGGTCGGCGAGGAATCCGCGGTCCTCGGGCTCGGTCTGGTGGCCCGACGCCGGGGCGACCTCGGCGCCGCTCGCGAACACCTCGGCGCCTGGCTGGACTGGCACCTGCGGGCCGGCTCGCATTTCGGCGCCGCGCTGATCCTGGCCGAACTCGGCTTCACCGCCGAGCTGGCCGGCGTACCCGACGAGGCCGAGCAGTGGCAGCGGCGCGGGCTGGCCGCCGCGCTGCGCACCGGCGACCCGCGCGCCCACGCGCTGGCGCTGGAGGGTCTGGCCGGCGCCCGCTCACTGGCGGGGGACAGCGCGCACGCCGCCCGGCTGCTCGGTGCCGCCGACGCCCTGCGCCGCGGTACCGGGGCACCGCTACCCGACGCCGAACGCGGTGACGTCGACCGGATCGAGGCGCGCGTCCTCGCCGACCTCGACCCCGACCGGTTCACCGCCGAGTTCACCGCAGGCCGCGACGCCGACGCCATGACGGTGTCCGAAGTGCTCGATCCCATCGGGGAGACCTCGAGCCCGTCCTGA
- a CDS encoding TerD family protein, with product MGVSLSKGGNVSLTKAAPNLTAVAVGLGWDLRTTTGTDFDLDASAIALGADKKVVSNEHFIFFNNLKSPEGAIEHAGDNRTGEGEGDDEVINVDLANTPATIESIVFPVSIYDGVTRSQSFGQVRNAYIRVVDRSNGEELARYDLSEDASTETAMVFGELYRNGAEWKFRAIGQGYASGLEGIARDFGVNL from the coding sequence ATGGGTGTCAGTTTGTCCAAGGGTGGCAACGTCTCGCTGACCAAGGCGGCGCCGAACCTCACCGCGGTCGCGGTCGGCCTCGGCTGGGACCTGCGGACGACCACCGGGACGGACTTCGACTTGGATGCCAGCGCCATCGCGCTCGGCGCCGACAAGAAGGTCGTGTCGAACGAGCACTTCATCTTCTTCAACAACCTCAAGTCGCCCGAGGGCGCGATCGAGCACGCCGGTGACAACCGGACCGGCGAGGGTGAGGGCGACGACGAGGTCATCAACGTCGACCTGGCCAACACCCCGGCGACCATCGAGTCCATCGTGTTCCCGGTCTCGATCTACGACGGGGTCACCCGCAGCCAGTCCTTCGGTCAGGTCCGCAACGCCTACATCCGCGTCGTCGACCGCAGCAACGGCGAGGAGCTGGCCCGCTACGACCTGTCCGAGGACGCCTCCACCGAGACCGCCATGGTCTTCGGCGAGCTGTACCGCAACGGTGCGGAGTGGAAGTTCCGCGCGATCGGTCAGGGCTACGCGTCCGGACTCGAGGGCATCGCGCGCGATTTCGGCGTCAATCTCTGA
- a CDS encoding VOC family protein, with translation MGAKIRFGAVSLDSAEPRRLAEFYRDLLGFEIRYESQRLIVLQGDGVMVTVERVADHRAPDWPGNEVPKQMHLDLFVADLDDGERAAIACGAVKAGFQPAPDQWRVFLDPSGHPFCLTVSAGPGID, from the coding sequence ATGGGCGCGAAGATCAGGTTCGGGGCGGTGTCGCTGGACAGTGCGGAGCCGCGTCGGCTCGCGGAGTTCTATCGGGACCTGCTCGGGTTCGAGATTCGGTACGAGTCCCAAAGATTGATCGTATTGCAGGGGGACGGGGTGATGGTGACGGTGGAGCGGGTGGCAGATCACCGGGCGCCGGACTGGCCTGGCAACGAGGTGCCCAAGCAGATGCACCTGGATCTGTTCGTCGCCGATCTCGATGACGGCGAGCGGGCGGCGATCGCGTGCGGTGCGGTCAAGGCCGGATTTCAGCCCGCGCCCGATCAGTGGCGGGTGTTCCTCGATCCTTCGGGGCATCCCTTTTGTTTGACCGTTTCAGCCGGTCCGGGGATCGACTAG
- a CDS encoding L,D-transpeptidase, with amino-acid sequence MSSSRIPRWAVQAALGVMVAGAAVAAPVQAEPLWPGGPDVPGVPALIPEPEPEPVLAPCSEKARACLQLSTNNAWLMDNGETTFGPTPMSHGKAGYETPPGVFKVAFKKPFHWSTLHNAPMEYAVFFNGDIAYHIGPVEAESHGCIRLTPEGAKAHYDWLEPGDIVEVIP; translated from the coding sequence GTGAGTAGTAGTCGTATCCCCCGCTGGGCCGTTCAGGCGGCATTGGGCGTGATGGTGGCAGGCGCCGCCGTCGCCGCGCCGGTGCAGGCCGAGCCGTTGTGGCCCGGCGGTCCCGATGTGCCGGGCGTCCCGGCACTCATCCCCGAGCCGGAGCCCGAACCGGTCCTCGCACCGTGCAGCGAGAAGGCACGGGCCTGCCTGCAGCTGTCGACCAACAACGCGTGGCTGATGGACAACGGCGAGACCACCTTCGGACCCACCCCGATGTCGCACGGCAAGGCAGGCTACGAGACACCTCCTGGCGTGTTCAAAGTGGCGTTCAAGAAGCCGTTCCACTGGAGCACCTTGCACAACGCGCCGATGGAGTACGCGGTGTTCTTCAACGGTGACATCGCCTACCACATCGGCCCGGTCGAGGCCGAGTCCCACGGTTGCATCCGCCTGACTCCCGAGGGCGCCAAAGCGCACTACGACTGGCTGGAGCCGGGCGACATCGTCGAAGTGATTCCGTGA
- a CDS encoding PQQ-dependent sugar dehydrogenase, whose protein sequence is MPISTSAQGPRSRLRRMISGVAVALGVAAVSCASEESRGGAGTSPPVTAIAPSQPAGTPDLGSPEVVAQGIDVPWGLAFLPDGTALVAERDSGRIVRVAPGRAPEPFYEVPGVVARGEGGLLGLAVDPAYTESGYIYAYFTAVDDNRIVRFREDTEPEVVIDGIAKAGNHNGGRIAFGPDGMLYVGTGDAGQRELSQDASSPNGKILRLTPNGAPAPGNPEPGSPVLSLGHRNVQGLAWDRAGTLFAAEFGQNRLDEINVIEPGGNYGWPTVEGAGGADRGFIDPVLTWSTAQASPSGIAIAGDTLYVAALRGERLWTATVSEDSAADPKDFFRDDYGRLRTVEVAPDGALWLTTSNTDGRGDVRDGDDRIVRFPAR, encoded by the coding sequence ATGCCGATCTCGACCAGTGCTCAAGGGCCGCGATCTCGATTGCGGCGGATGATTTCGGGCGTGGCGGTGGCGCTCGGGGTGGCTGCTGTGTCGTGTGCGAGCGAGGAATCGCGGGGTGGAGCGGGGACATCGCCCCCTGTCACCGCCATTGCGCCCAGCCAGCCCGCGGGGACTCCGGATCTGGGTTCGCCCGAGGTGGTCGCGCAGGGGATCGATGTTCCGTGGGGACTCGCGTTCCTGCCTGACGGGACGGCGCTGGTGGCCGAACGTGACTCCGGACGCATTGTGCGGGTGGCGCCCGGTCGCGCGCCGGAGCCATTCTACGAGGTGCCGGGGGTGGTCGCGCGGGGTGAGGGTGGCCTGCTCGGGCTCGCCGTCGATCCCGCGTATACCGAATCCGGGTACATCTACGCCTACTTCACCGCCGTGGACGACAACCGCATCGTACGGTTCCGCGAGGACACCGAGCCGGAGGTGGTGATCGACGGAATCGCCAAGGCGGGCAACCACAACGGTGGTCGGATCGCGTTCGGGCCCGACGGCATGCTGTATGTCGGCACCGGGGACGCCGGTCAACGGGAGCTCTCGCAGGATGCCTCCAGTCCGAACGGCAAGATCCTGCGGCTCACGCCGAACGGAGCGCCCGCCCCAGGAAATCCGGAGCCGGGTTCACCGGTGCTCAGCCTCGGCCACCGCAATGTACAGGGCCTGGCCTGGGACCGCGCGGGCACGCTGTTCGCCGCCGAGTTCGGCCAGAATCGCCTGGACGAGATCAATGTGATCGAACCGGGCGGCAACTACGGGTGGCCCACCGTCGAGGGTGCGGGCGGAGCCGACCGCGGCTTCATCGATCCGGTCCTCACCTGGTCGACCGCGCAAGCATCGCCCTCCGGCATCGCCATCGCGGGAGACACGCTGTACGTGGCCGCACTGCGCGGCGAAAGACTGTGGACCGCAACAGTATCCGAGGATTCCGCCGCAGACCCGAAGGACTTCTTCCGCGACGACTACGGCAGACTGCGCACCGTCGAGGTCGCACCCGACGGCGCCCTCTGGCTCACCACCTCCAATACCGACGGCCGGGGCGATGTGCGTGACGGCGACGACCGCATCGTCCGCTTTCCCGCCCGCTGA
- a CDS encoding MerR family transcriptional regulator, whose amino-acid sequence MTHDTYLTIGALADRTGVAVRTIRFYCDEGLLPVSRTATGHRVFDPAAVERLTLLRRLRSFGIGLAAIADVLAGTRSIAEVIAAERTALDAELDTVTRRRALLRAVETAAPDRHAEHLTRLAAVVDPHAAYDTLATFWRRQLTPLPPSAIDGFLGMNIPELAPDAHPEHLLAYAELVAATTNPALATAMSDTIRHRGTPGVRDERRLLFDIADACIGAEPLVAAGHAPRPGPELDHYVDIHATARARRDTPEFRRGLLRDTAGADRPVRHYWHLTATLTGPAVTSGAAHLWLFDALTESVR is encoded by the coding sequence GTGACCCATGACACATACCTGACGATCGGCGCGCTGGCCGACCGGACCGGCGTCGCGGTGCGCACCATCCGGTTCTACTGCGACGAGGGCCTGCTCCCCGTCAGTCGCACCGCCACCGGTCACCGCGTCTTCGACCCCGCCGCGGTCGAGCGGCTGACCCTGCTGCGCCGCCTGCGCTCCTTCGGTATCGGCCTGGCTGCCATTGCCGACGTCCTCGCGGGCACCCGGTCGATCGCGGAGGTGATCGCGGCCGAACGCACCGCCCTCGACGCCGAACTCGACACCGTGACCCGCCGCCGCGCCTTGCTGCGCGCCGTCGAAACGGCCGCACCCGACCGGCACGCCGAACACCTGACCCGCCTCGCCGCCGTGGTCGACCCGCACGCCGCCTACGACACCCTCGCCACCTTCTGGCGCCGCCAGCTCACCCCGCTACCGCCGTCCGCGATCGACGGTTTCCTGGGCATGAACATCCCCGAACTTGCACCCGACGCCCACCCCGAACACCTGCTCGCCTACGCCGAACTCGTTGCCGCGACCACGAATCCGGCCCTGGCCACCGCCATGTCGGACACCATCCGCCACCGCGGCACTCCCGGCGTCCGCGACGAACGCCGCCTCCTGTTCGACATCGCCGACGCCTGCATCGGCGCGGAACCCCTCGTCGCCGCGGGTCACGCACCCCGCCCCGGCCCGGAACTCGACCACTACGTCGACATCCACGCCACCGCCCGCGCCCGCCGCGACACCCCCGAATTCCGCCGCGGCCTCCTGCGCGACACCGCGGGCGCCGACCGCCCCGTCCGCCACTACTGGCACCTCACCGCTACCCTCACCGGCCCTGCCGTCACCTCCGGCGCGGCCCACCTGTGGCTGTTCGACGCGCTGACCGAGTCGGTCCGATGA
- a CDS encoding maleylpyruvate isomerase family mycothiol-dependent enzyme has protein sequence MTDETETIWDAVAHERATLAEMLRELPEAKWDHASLCEGWRVRDVVAHLVLATRVTVGALLVNLVRARGNVDRLILDTAVRHADRTPTARLLAQLRATVDSRVIPIGTTPTDRLMDLLVHGQDIAVPLGIERVMPTAAALLSLERVWTMGAPFHARTRLSGHALTATDTDWSAGTGTPISGTTTELLMLVTGRTSPDR, from the coding sequence ATGACCGACGAGACCGAGACCATCTGGGATGCGGTGGCGCACGAGCGCGCCACGCTGGCCGAAATGCTGCGTGAATTACCCGAAGCGAAGTGGGATCATGCGTCGCTTTGCGAGGGCTGGCGGGTGCGGGATGTGGTGGCGCATCTGGTGCTGGCCACCCGCGTCACCGTCGGCGCGCTGCTGGTGAATCTGGTGCGCGCCCGCGGGAATGTCGACCGGCTCATCCTCGACACCGCGGTTCGGCACGCCGATCGCACGCCCACCGCGCGATTGCTGGCGCAGCTGCGGGCCACGGTCGATTCGCGGGTGATCCCGATCGGGACCACGCCGACCGACCGGTTGATGGATCTGCTGGTGCATGGTCAGGACATCGCAGTTCCGCTGGGGATCGAGCGGGTGATGCCGACGGCGGCGGCGCTGCTGTCGCTGGAGCGGGTCTGGACGATGGGTGCGCCGTTTCATGCGCGCACCCGGTTGAGCGGACACGCGCTCACCGCGACCGACACCGACTGGAGCGCGGGCACTGGGACTCCGATCAGCGGTACCACGACGGAACTGCTCATGCTCGTCACCGGACGCACCTCCCCGGACCGGTAG